The Halomonas sp. 7T genome contains a region encoding:
- the purB gene encoding adenylosuccinate lyase: protein MQLSALTALSPVDGRYGAKAAVLREHFSEFGLIRARVIVEVRWLQRLADHGQIIEVPPLSAEATAFLEQLIRDFSVEDAERIKEIERTTNHDVKAVEYFLKEKIAGQAELNAVTEFIHFACTSEDINNLSYGVMLADGLKALLPTMHEVADEIAKLAIAHASQPMLSRTHGQTASPTTLGKEMANVAYRLKRQLKQIESVEILGKINGAVGNYNAHLTTYPDIDWEANARTFVEGLGLSFNPYTTQIEPHDYIAELFDAICRFNTILIDFDRDVWGYISLGYFKQRTVEGEIGSSTMPHKVNPIDFENSEGNLGLANAVLSHLAQKLPISRWQRDLTDSTVLRNLGVGLAYGLIGYHASLKGISKLEANPERLAEDLNNSWEVLAEPIQTVMRRYGIEKPYEKLKELTRGKRIDQAGFAAFIDTLELPATVKDELKALSPASYIGNATAQAEAITQRLNSL, encoded by the coding sequence ATGCAACTCTCTGCTTTGACCGCCCTCTCCCCTGTTGACGGCCGCTACGGCGCGAAAGCCGCTGTGTTACGTGAACACTTCAGCGAATTTGGCCTGATCCGCGCGCGTGTAATTGTGGAAGTGCGCTGGCTGCAGCGTCTGGCAGACCACGGTCAAATTATTGAAGTCCCGCCGCTTTCTGCAGAAGCAACGGCATTTTTAGAGCAGTTGATTCGCGACTTTTCGGTAGAGGACGCTGAGCGCATCAAGGAGATTGAGCGCACGACTAACCACGATGTCAAAGCGGTTGAGTACTTCTTGAAAGAGAAAATTGCAGGCCAAGCCGAACTCAATGCCGTCACCGAGTTTATCCACTTTGCTTGCACCAGCGAGGATATCAACAATCTCTCGTATGGCGTGATGCTGGCCGACGGCCTAAAAGCCTTGCTACCCACTATGCACGAGGTGGCTGATGAAATTGCTAAGCTGGCGATTGCCCATGCAAGCCAGCCGATGCTCTCGCGCACCCACGGCCAAACGGCCAGTCCCACTACGCTGGGCAAAGAGATGGCCAACGTGGCTTACCGCTTAAAGCGCCAGCTTAAGCAGATCGAAAGCGTTGAAATTTTGGGTAAGATTAACGGCGCCGTTGGCAACTACAATGCCCACTTAACCACCTACCCCGATATCGATTGGGAAGCCAATGCGCGCACCTTTGTAGAAGGTTTAGGCTTGAGCTTTAACCCTTACACCACGCAAATCGAACCCCACGACTACATTGCTGAACTGTTCGATGCCATCTGCCGCTTTAACACCATCCTGATCGACTTTGACCGCGACGTATGGGGCTATATCTCACTGGGCTACTTCAAGCAGCGCACTGTGGAAGGCGAAATCGGCTCATCTACCATGCCGCACAAAGTTAACCCGATCGACTTTGAAAACTCAGAAGGTAACCTGGGACTGGCCAACGCGGTACTTAGCCATTTAGCCCAAAAACTGCCGATTTCACGCTGGCAGCGCGACCTGACGGACTCCACCGTCCTGCGCAACCTCGGCGTCGGTTTAGCCTATGGGCTGATCGGCTACCACGCCAGCCTAAAAGGCATCAGCAAGCTGGAAGCCAACCCAGAGCGGCTGGCAGAAGATTTAAACAACAGCTGGGAAGTGCTTGCCGAACCGATCCAAACGGTAATGCGCCGCTACGGCATTGAAAAACCTTACGAAAAACTCAAAGAACTCACTCGTGGTAAGCGTATTGATCAAGCAGGTTTTGCCGCCTTTATTGATACACTCGAATTACCCGCTACGGTAAAAGATGAGCTTAAAGCACTCTCGCCGGCGAGCTACATCGGCAATGCAACGGCGCAAGCCGAAGCGATTACCCAACGGCTAAACTCACTGTAA
- a CDS encoding cupin domain-containing protein produces the protein MSQPNTPLTLLGDLTPEDFLANYWQQKPLLIRGAIPEFISPIDPDELAGLACEPGVEARLVEEEGPDGPWQVSHGPFDDATFERLPEDNWSLLVQAVDHYVPAVAALMDEFDFLPRWRLDDIMISYAPPGGSVGPHIDQYDVFLLQASGHRRWQLGGKQSDDAPIIQGIDLRILETFEVEADSDWTLAPGDMLYLPPGWAHHGVSQTDDCMTISVGFRAPSADEAITSYADYLGEQLPASQRYSDAGMSPAEEVGELDDAAVERMRQFILETLDQPEQMAQWFGRVMTQPKYIDQVVPLEEPMSEDDLVAQLQGGEPLFHMPGSRFAWRSDASGTTLFVDGDGHACSEPLAKRLANSTPIRADVLELSGAAALVTQLINTGSLGFMAEEDEE, from the coding sequence ATGAGCCAACCCAACACGCCATTAACGCTGCTGGGCGATTTGACCCCAGAAGACTTTTTGGCCAACTACTGGCAACAGAAACCGCTGCTGATACGTGGTGCTATTCCCGAATTCATCAGCCCCATTGACCCGGATGAGCTAGCCGGGCTCGCCTGTGAGCCCGGCGTTGAAGCTCGGCTCGTAGAAGAAGAAGGCCCTGATGGTCCCTGGCAGGTTTCCCATGGGCCGTTTGACGACGCCACCTTTGAACGGCTTCCAGAAGATAACTGGAGCCTGTTGGTACAGGCTGTAGACCACTACGTCCCCGCCGTTGCGGCGTTAATGGATGAGTTTGATTTTCTGCCCCGCTGGCGGTTAGACGACATCATGATCAGCTACGCCCCGCCTGGCGGCAGCGTTGGCCCACATATTGATCAATATGACGTCTTCCTGCTTCAAGCGAGCGGCCACCGGCGTTGGCAGCTGGGTGGCAAGCAGTCTGACGATGCACCGATCATTCAAGGAATCGATCTGCGCATTTTGGAAACCTTTGAGGTAGAAGCAGACTCCGACTGGACACTAGCCCCCGGCGATATGCTCTATCTCCCCCCAGGCTGGGCACACCATGGGGTTAGCCAAACCGATGACTGCATGACGATATCGGTAGGCTTTCGCGCCCCCTCAGCAGATGAAGCTATCACCTCCTACGCTGATTACCTCGGTGAACAGCTACCTGCCTCCCAGCGTTATAGCGATGCAGGCATGTCACCCGCCGAGGAAGTAGGAGAACTGGATGATGCCGCTGTTGAGCGTATGCGACAGTTTATCTTAGAAACCCTGGATCAGCCGGAGCAAATGGCGCAATGGTTTGGCCGCGTGATGACACAGCCAAAATATATTGACCAAGTCGTACCGCTTGAAGAGCCGATGAGCGAAGACGACCTTGTTGCTCAACTACAAGGCGGTGAGCCACTGTTTCATATGCCGGGTTCTCGCTTTGCATGGCGCAGCGATGCTTCTGGAACCACGCTGTTTGTTGACGGTGATGGCCATGCCTGCTCTGAACCACTGGCTAAGCGACTTGCGAATTCCACACCCATTCGGGCTGATGTGCTGGAGCTAAGCGGTGCCGCCGCGCTTGTTACCCAGCTTATCAATACGGGTAGCCTAGGCTTTATGGCCGAAGAGGACGAGGAGTAG
- a CDS encoding GNAT family N-acetyltransferase translates to MHSEDIISGDWHTLGDAASAIRSTVFIDEQRVPQEEEWDGRDPECHHFLATLDGKPVGTARLLPDGHIGRVAVLSSARGKGIGIQLMEAAIQAARDAGHTTAELSAQLHALAFYEHLGFVAHGDVFMDAGIPHRHMALTL, encoded by the coding sequence GTGCATTCTGAAGACATCATCAGCGGTGATTGGCATACGCTAGGGGATGCGGCTTCCGCTATTCGCTCTACGGTGTTTATCGACGAGCAGCGCGTACCCCAAGAGGAAGAGTGGGATGGCCGTGACCCTGAGTGCCACCATTTTTTAGCCACACTGGATGGCAAACCAGTGGGCACCGCCCGCTTACTACCCGACGGCCATATCGGTCGGGTAGCGGTGCTATCCAGTGCCCGTGGCAAAGGAATTGGCATTCAGCTCATGGAGGCCGCCATTCAAGCCGCGCGCGACGCTGGCCATACAACCGCCGAGCTAAGCGCCCAATTACATGCGCTGGCGTTTTATGAGCACCTAGGCTTTGTGGCCCATGGGGATGTGTTTATGGACGCCGGCATCCCTCATCGCCACATGGCGCTAACGTTGTAA
- a CDS encoding isocitrate lyase produces the protein MSGLLDDIKAIAQLREAQGGKWEAIKPEYAARMRAQNRFHTGLDIARYTAKIMREDMAAYDADTSKYTQSLGCWHGFIGQQKLISIKKHFGTTKRSYLYLSGWMVAALRSEFGPLPDQSMHEKTSVANLIEELYTFLKQADAWELNHLFRALDDAKEAGDSAKEQELISKIDNHETHVVPIIADIDAGFGNAEATYLLAKKFIQAGACCIQLENQVSDEKQCGHQDGKVTVPHEDFLAKINAVRYAFLELGVDDGVIVARTDSLGAGLTQKIAVTNEPGDLGDQYNSFLDGDVIENAADINNGDVVIKQNGKLVKPKRLASGLYQFKPNTGEDRVILDCITSLQNGADLLWIETEKPHVGQIASMVNRIREVCPDAKLVYNNSPSFNWTLNFRQQVFDAWEKEGKDVSAYQRDKLMSVEYDNTELGQLADEWTRNFQRDGAREAGIFHHLITLPTYHTAALSTDNLAKGYFGDEGMLAYVKGVQREEIRQGIATVKHQDMAGSNIGDDHKEFFHGDAALKAGGKDNTMNQFG, from the coding sequence ATGTCAGGACTTCTCGACGATATTAAAGCCATCGCCCAACTACGCGAAGCACAAGGCGGTAAATGGGAAGCGATCAAGCCAGAATACGCCGCTCGTATGCGTGCCCAGAACCGCTTTCACACCGGCCTAGATATTGCCCGCTACACCGCAAAAATCATGCGTGAAGATATGGCGGCCTACGATGCTGATACATCAAAGTACACCCAGTCGCTGGGCTGCTGGCACGGTTTTATCGGCCAACAAAAGCTGATCTCGATTAAAAAGCATTTTGGCACTACCAAGCGCAGCTACCTCTACCTCTCCGGCTGGATGGTTGCCGCACTGCGCTCTGAGTTTGGTCCGCTGCCCGATCAGTCCATGCACGAAAAAACCTCCGTTGCCAACCTGATTGAAGAGCTATACACCTTCTTGAAACAGGCAGATGCGTGGGAACTTAACCACCTCTTCCGTGCACTGGATGATGCCAAAGAAGCCGGCGATAGCGCTAAAGAGCAAGAGCTGATCAGCAAAATCGATAACCACGAAACACACGTTGTGCCGATTATTGCCGACATCGACGCTGGTTTTGGTAACGCCGAAGCGACCTACCTGCTGGCCAAGAAGTTTATCCAAGCGGGCGCGTGCTGCATCCAGCTGGAAAACCAGGTATCTGACGAGAAGCAGTGTGGTCACCAGGACGGCAAAGTTACCGTTCCCCATGAAGACTTCCTGGCCAAAATCAACGCTGTGCGTTACGCCTTCTTAGAACTAGGCGTAGATGATGGTGTGATCGTGGCACGTACTGACTCACTGGGCGCAGGCCTAACGCAGAAAATCGCCGTTACCAACGAGCCAGGCGACCTGGGCGACCAGTACAACAGCTTCTTGGATGGCGATGTCATCGAGAACGCTGCCGACATCAACAACGGCGATGTGGTTATCAAACAGAATGGCAAGCTTGTGAAGCCGAAGCGCTTGGCTTCAGGCCTCTACCAGTTCAAACCCAACACCGGTGAAGACCGCGTTATCCTGGACTGTATTACCAGCCTGCAAAACGGTGCTGACCTGCTGTGGATTGAAACCGAAAAACCCCACGTTGGCCAAATTGCCAGCATGGTTAACCGCATTCGCGAAGTGTGCCCGGATGCCAAACTGGTTTACAACAACTCACCGTCTTTCAACTGGACGCTGAACTTCCGTCAGCAAGTATTTGATGCATGGGAGAAAGAAGGTAAAGACGTTTCTGCTTACCAGCGCGACAAGCTGATGAGCGTTGAGTACGACAACACTGAACTTGGCCAATTGGCGGATGAGTGGACACGTAACTTCCAGCGCGATGGCGCCCGTGAAGCCGGCATCTTCCACCACCTGATTACGCTGCCGACTTACCACACCGCGGCTCTCTCTACCGACAACTTAGCGAAAGGCTACTTTGGTGACGAGGGAATGCTAGCCTACGTGAAAGGCGTTCAGCGCGAAGAAATTCGCCAAGGCATCGCAACTGTTAAGCACCAGGATATGGCGGGCTCAAACATTGGCGACGACCATAAAGAGTTCTTCCACGGTGATGCCGCACTGAAAGCTGGTGGTAAAGACAACACAATGAACCAATTCGGTTAA
- a CDS encoding glycine zipper 2TM domain-containing protein, which yields MKRLLPVAALSILTLAGCANTAPYSGDVYRGSQAQTGQSVAYGTIVAVRPVQIQADSRTGGLLGGGGGAVIGGILGNQVGGGTGRQLATVAGALGGAVAGTAAEDRVNRVRALEMEIRRDDGTDVIVVQRADRQFQAGQRVRLIGSGANMSVAPY from the coding sequence ATGAAACGTCTACTACCCGTTGCTGCGTTAAGCATTCTGACATTGGCGGGCTGTGCCAATACTGCTCCTTATTCAGGCGATGTATACCGCGGCAGCCAGGCCCAAACTGGCCAAAGCGTGGCGTACGGCACCATTGTTGCAGTACGTCCGGTACAAATTCAGGCGGATAGCCGCACCGGCGGCCTGTTAGGCGGCGGCGGCGGCGCGGTTATCGGCGGTATTTTAGGTAATCAGGTAGGCGGTGGCACCGGCCGTCAGTTGGCAACCGTAGCAGGCGCATTAGGCGGTGCGGTTGCTGGCACGGCAGCCGAAGACCGCGTTAATCGGGTTCGCGCACTGGAAATGGAAATTCGTCGCGATGACGGCACGGACGTTATTGTGGTTCAGCGCGCCGACCGTCAATTCCAAGCGGGCCAGCGGGTCCGTTTGATTGGTAGCGGTGCCAACATGAGCGTTGCGCCTTACTAA
- a CDS encoding peptidylprolyl isomerase: MQIAQNSVVAFHYTLTNDAGEVLDSSEGREPLTYLHGAGNIIPGLEKELEGRAAGDKLNVTVSPAEGYGEVQEQLMQEVPRDAFQGVESIEPGMQFQAQTQGGPLMVTVKKVEGDTVVVDGNHPLAGQQLNFDVEIDTVREASAEEVEHGHVHGEGGVEH, encoded by the coding sequence ATGCAAATTGCGCAAAACTCGGTTGTCGCGTTCCACTATACCCTGACCAACGATGCAGGTGAGGTGCTTGACAGTTCCGAAGGCCGCGAGCCGCTGACGTATCTCCACGGCGCTGGCAACATTATTCCAGGCTTGGAAAAAGAGCTCGAAGGCCGTGCAGCTGGCGACAAACTTAATGTCACCGTTTCACCTGCTGAAGGCTACGGTGAAGTTCAAGAGCAGTTGATGCAAGAAGTACCGCGCGATGCCTTCCAAGGCGTTGAAAGCATCGAGCCGGGTATGCAGTTTCAGGCGCAAACCCAAGGCGGCCCATTAATGGTCACCGTTAAGAAGGTTGAAGGCGATACGGTTGTTGTCGATGGCAACCATCCGCTCGCAGGTCAGCAGCTCAACTTTGATGTTGAGATTGACACGGTTCGTGAAGCCAGTGCAGAAGAAGTCGAGCACGGCCACGTACACGGCGAAGGTGGCGTCGAGCACTAA
- the nikR gene encoding nickel-responsive transcriptional regulator NikR has translation MQRVTVTLDEELLSDVDALMGLRGYQNRSEAIRDLTRSGLKQAKEEVAPDAPCMGALVYVYDHAARDLSKRLTRHSHDHHDLTLSTLHVHINHDSCLEVALLKGQGSVLKQFSDEVTSSRSVRYGQLVLIPDE, from the coding sequence ATGCAGCGGGTAACAGTGACGCTGGATGAGGAGCTACTGAGCGACGTTGATGCGCTGATGGGGCTGCGGGGCTATCAAAATCGTTCGGAGGCCATCCGCGATTTAACCCGTAGCGGGCTAAAGCAGGCGAAAGAGGAAGTGGCGCCTGATGCGCCGTGCATGGGGGCACTGGTCTATGTTTATGATCATGCCGCGCGGGATTTATCTAAACGCTTAACTCGCCACTCCCACGACCACCACGACCTGACGCTTTCAACGCTACATGTGCACATCAATCACGATAGCTGCCTGGAAGTCGCGCTTTTGAAGGGCCAAGGCAGCGTATTGAAACAGTTTTCCGATGAGGTGACTTCGTCGCGCAGCGTGCGCTACGGTCAGCTTGTGCTGATTCCTGACGAGTAG
- a CDS encoding ABC transporter substrate-binding protein — protein MLRFKRPLLLGLTTICLALSTVLQAKDQLVLAIGGEPEQGFDPLLGWGQYGNPLFQATLLSRGHDLTPNPALATAWSLSEDRLTWTLTLRDDAYFSDNTPLTARDAAYTFNTASMAGGRADLSALKEARAIDRYTVELTLTAPRITFIDQLMTLGIVPAAERDNGYDDQYGRQPLGAGPYQLVEWQEGEQLIVERNPYYYGEPPTFERLVFLFTEEDTTLSAAHAGQVDLAALPPALAANAPPHMQRVVMESVDNRGILFPMQPSSGEHAPSGAPIGNDVTADIAIRRAINLALDRETLVDVALHGYGRPAFGPADGLAWSHTDEAFTAPDLTQAHTLLDDAGWELRADGLRYKDDQPARFRLTYPASDITRQLLAQVSADMVRPLGIEMQPTGRHWNEIQREALHQDAIVFGFGSHSPQEVYYLFHSQHAGFGFYNSGYYANPAVDRHLDAAQTAADQETANQHWQAAQWDGKTGYGMRGDTSWAWMVNLAHVYAVDRCLEVGELSIAPHGHGWPITANLQDWRWECD, from the coding sequence ATGCTCCGCTTCAAGCGCCCCCTCCTACTGGGACTGACCACTATCTGCTTAGCGCTGAGTACCGTACTGCAAGCGAAAGATCAGCTTGTACTCGCCATTGGTGGTGAGCCCGAACAAGGGTTCGACCCTCTGTTAGGCTGGGGTCAATATGGCAACCCTCTGTTTCAAGCAACGTTGCTATCCCGCGGTCACGATTTAACCCCTAACCCTGCGCTTGCTACGGCGTGGTCACTGTCAGAAGACCGGCTCACCTGGACGCTCACCCTCCGTGACGATGCCTATTTTTCGGATAACACACCGCTGACGGCGAGAGATGCTGCCTATACCTTTAATACAGCTTCCATGGCAGGCGGGCGAGCCGACCTTAGCGCGCTAAAAGAAGCCCGAGCCATTGATCGATATACCGTTGAGCTAACCCTCACAGCTCCCCGTATCACCTTTATCGACCAGTTAATGACCTTGGGGATTGTACCTGCCGCAGAGCGAGACAATGGTTATGACGATCAGTATGGCAGGCAACCGCTTGGCGCTGGCCCTTACCAGCTGGTGGAGTGGCAGGAAGGCGAACAGCTTATCGTTGAGCGTAACCCCTACTATTACGGCGAACCACCTACCTTTGAGCGGTTAGTGTTTCTATTCACCGAGGAGGACACCACCTTAAGTGCCGCGCATGCCGGTCAGGTCGACCTCGCTGCCCTCCCTCCCGCGCTGGCGGCCAATGCTCCTCCTCATATGCAGCGCGTGGTGATGGAGAGCGTTGATAACCGCGGCATCTTATTCCCGATGCAGCCCTCAAGCGGTGAGCATGCGCCTTCAGGCGCCCCGATTGGTAATGATGTCACCGCCGATATCGCTATCCGCCGGGCGATTAACCTGGCCCTTGATCGAGAAACGCTGGTAGACGTTGCCCTACACGGCTATGGCCGCCCGGCGTTTGGCCCTGCCGATGGTTTAGCTTGGAGCCATACAGATGAAGCTTTTACAGCGCCTGACCTTACACAGGCGCATACCCTGTTAGATGACGCAGGCTGGGAGCTTCGCGCAGACGGGCTGCGCTACAAGGACGACCAACCGGCGCGCTTTCGCTTAACCTACCCAGCGAGCGATATCACGCGCCAATTATTAGCCCAGGTGAGTGCTGATATGGTGCGCCCCTTGGGGATTGAGATGCAGCCCACAGGGCGCCACTGGAACGAAATACAGCGTGAGGCGCTTCACCAGGATGCCATTGTGTTCGGCTTCGGCAGCCACAGCCCTCAGGAAGTGTACTACTTGTTTCATAGCCAGCACGCAGGCTTTGGCTTCTACAACAGCGGCTACTACGCTAACCCTGCAGTAGACCGCCATTTAGACGCAGCTCAAACAGCGGCTGACCAGGAAACCGCCAACCAACACTGGCAGGCTGCCCAATGGGATGGCAAAACAGGCTATGGTATGCGTGGTGATACCAGCTGGGCATGGATGGTTAATCTTGCTCATGTCTATGCTGTCGATCGCTGCCTGGAGGTTGGCGAGCTGAGTATCGCTCCCCATGGACATGGTTGGCCCATTACCGCAAATCTTCAGGATTGGCGCTGGGAATGCGATTAA
- a CDS encoding ABC transporter permease, with protein sequence MRLSRWLAYRCLRLTLVLFCVATLSFGLMMLSPIDPVDAYLGPQMAQVSPEQRALIAERWGFEAPPAVQFGHWLRQLLSGELGWSHIYNQPVSEVISQRFKRSILLLGSAWFFSVLVGLALGIMAGAKEGSALDRVISGYAYITASTPTFWLGIVGVLLFSVYLGWTPVCCAGPPGMLSQEVSLLTRLHHLALPVATLTLLGIASITLHTRTRMIALMRSEIATHAFAQGASRIDIAWRHGTRHASLPALTLAFASLGELFGGAILIEQIFAYPGLGQATVEAGLRSDVPLLLGIALFTALFVSVGNLIADSLYHLIDPRIEQGPL encoded by the coding sequence ATGCGATTAAGCCGCTGGCTAGCCTACCGCTGTCTGCGCTTAACACTGGTGCTGTTTTGCGTCGCCACGCTGTCATTCGGGCTCATGATGCTGTCACCCATCGACCCGGTAGACGCCTACCTTGGCCCGCAAATGGCCCAGGTGAGCCCTGAACAGCGTGCCCTCATTGCCGAGCGTTGGGGCTTTGAGGCACCTCCGGCCGTTCAGTTTGGCCATTGGCTGCGCCAACTACTCAGCGGTGAACTCGGCTGGAGCCATATCTATAACCAGCCGGTTAGCGAGGTCATCAGCCAGCGCTTTAAGCGTTCTATCCTGCTCCTCGGCAGCGCTTGGTTTTTCTCGGTGCTGGTGGGCTTGGCGCTCGGCATTATGGCAGGCGCCAAAGAGGGTTCCGCGCTTGATAGAGTAATTAGCGGCTATGCGTATATCACTGCATCAACCCCCACTTTTTGGCTGGGCATAGTAGGCGTGCTGCTGTTTTCGGTTTACCTGGGCTGGACGCCTGTCTGCTGTGCCGGCCCACCAGGGATGCTGAGTCAAGAGGTCAGCCTACTCACCCGGCTACATCATCTAGCACTTCCCGTTGCGACATTGACGCTCTTGGGCATTGCCTCTATTACGCTACACACGCGTACGCGCATGATTGCGCTGATGCGCTCTGAGATTGCCACCCATGCCTTTGCCCAGGGGGCCAGCCGTATTGATATTGCCTGGCGCCACGGTACACGCCACGCAAGCCTCCCCGCGCTTACCTTAGCGTTTGCCTCATTGGGCGAGCTGTTTGGCGGCGCCATATTAATCGAACAGATTTTTGCCTACCCAGGGCTTGGGCAAGCCACCGTTGAAGCAGGACTGCGTAGCGATGTCCCCCTGTTACTGGGCATTGCGCTCTTTACCGCGCTGTTCGTCAGCGTAGGTAATCTCATTGCCGACAGTCTTTACCACCTGATTGACCCACGTATCGAGCAGGGGCCGCTATGA
- a CDS encoding ABC transporter permease, translating to MSAFQPRLYAVAYIAFAVVLLSTLIASPLWLGTAPLQMQFDARLAPPSATHWLGTDALGRELWARTLAGLRLSFWVGISAALLGTAIALTLAAIATLSTKLDALVSLLIDTLLSVPHLILLLLIAFALGGGTQAVIIAVALTHWPSLARVLRAELLTLRHATYVRISRSLGKSRGFILLHHLLPHVLPHCLVGALLLFPHAILHEAALTFLGVGLDPNQPAIGVLLADAMRYITAGYWWLGVFPGLGLLLLVLCIDRLAFTLRRAL from the coding sequence ATGAGCGCCTTCCAGCCGCGCCTTTATGCTGTGGCGTATATCGCATTTGCAGTGGTGCTGTTAAGCACACTTATCGCCAGCCCCTTATGGCTCGGGACAGCACCACTACAGATGCAGTTTGATGCGCGCCTTGCGCCACCCAGTGCCACCCACTGGCTAGGCACCGATGCGCTGGGCCGTGAGTTATGGGCACGCACCCTGGCCGGGCTTCGGCTCAGCTTTTGGGTCGGTATCAGCGCGGCACTGCTGGGCACCGCCATTGCGTTAACCTTGGCAGCCATCGCCACGCTGTCAACTAAACTTGATGCGCTGGTCAGCCTACTGATCGATACGCTGCTCAGCGTGCCGCATTTGATTTTACTGCTGTTAATTGCCTTTGCATTAGGCGGCGGCACCCAGGCCGTCATTATTGCCGTCGCCCTTACCCACTGGCCAAGCCTAGCGAGGGTACTGAGGGCTGAGCTACTCACCCTGCGTCATGCCACTTACGTGCGTATTTCACGCTCGCTGGGCAAATCCCGTGGCTTTATCCTGCTGCATCATTTATTACCCCACGTACTGCCTCACTGCCTTGTTGGTGCCCTGCTACTGTTTCCCCATGCTATTTTGCATGAAGCCGCCCTCACCTTTTTAGGGGTTGGCCTAGATCCTAACCAACCGGCCATCGGGGTATTACTGGCGGACGCCATGCGCTACATCACCGCAGGCTACTGGTGGCTTGGGGTATTTCCAGGGTTAGGGCTACTGCTGCTGGTGCTGTGTATTGACCGCCTAGCGTTTACGTTGCGGCGGGCGTTATAG
- a CDS encoding ATP-binding cassette domain-containing protein, which produces MLHIDRLTLQLPYYQPWWKRRWATCFEQITLSLIPGEVHAIVGASGAGKSLLAYAIMGLLPEGAKTSGQLIFHSEPLTPARQCALRGRQLALIPQSLSALDPLVRSQCQVSWAARRAGQAKASAWQSAGKALVHYQLDDAAQRAFPHELSGGMARRVLTAMAHVSHAQLIIADEPSVGLDPLQRERVMAALKALADQGKAVMLITHDLRHALPIADQVTIMRQGQCVETTTACAFQGSGDTLSSGYAKSLWQALPDNAFSLPVTDSKESNIA; this is translated from the coding sequence GTGCTGCATATTGATCGTCTCACGCTACAGCTGCCCTACTACCAGCCCTGGTGGAAGCGGCGATGGGCGACTTGCTTTGAGCAGATAACGTTAAGTCTTATACCAGGAGAAGTACACGCCATTGTCGGCGCCTCAGGTGCAGGGAAGAGCCTGCTCGCCTACGCGATTATGGGCTTATTGCCTGAAGGAGCTAAAACCAGCGGTCAACTTATTTTTCACTCTGAACCGTTAACGCCTGCCCGCCAATGCGCGCTTCGCGGGCGCCAGCTTGCATTAATCCCCCAGTCACTCAGCGCGCTCGACCCGTTAGTCCGTAGCCAATGCCAGGTAAGCTGGGCAGCCCGCCGCGCAGGGCAAGCGAAAGCCAGTGCCTGGCAAAGTGCTGGGAAAGCGCTCGTCCATTATCAGCTCGATGACGCTGCACAGCGTGCTTTTCCCCATGAGCTTTCAGGAGGCATGGCACGACGAGTGCTCACGGCCATGGCCCACGTTAGCCACGCGCAGCTGATTATTGCCGATGAGCCCAGCGTTGGGCTAGACCCGCTGCAGCGTGAGCGCGTGATGGCAGCGCTGAAAGCACTTGCCGATCAAGGCAAGGCCGTTATGTTGATTACCCACGATTTACGCCACGCCCTGCCCATTGCTGACCAGGTGACGATTATGCGCCAGGGGCAGTGCGTAGAAACGACCACCGCCTGCGCCTTTCAAGGCAGCGGTGACACGCTAAGCAGCGGATACGCCAAGTCGCTTTGGCAAGCACTGCCCGATAACGCTTTCAGCCTCCCTGTGACGGATAGCAAGGAGTCAAATATTGCTTGA